In one Streptomyces marincola genomic region, the following are encoded:
- a CDS encoding DUF5980 family protein, with product MKTTRRAAGLLSGLIAAGTLTLAGATPASAATWTLMHHPGHEQRVCLWPNTSWHGTYLHAPFQGVWTTDIDLSMRNLPPGSYSNGGLMQGPGSSVDGTSAVGFVHVEIVGAPAGEYIAEIVADDGTETQSIPVIITFSENC from the coding sequence ATGAAGACAACCCGCCGTGCGGCCGGATTACTCTCCGGACTGATCGCCGCCGGCACGCTCACCCTGGCCGGCGCGACGCCCGCCTCGGCAGCCACCTGGACACTGATGCACCACCCGGGTCACGAGCAGCGCGTATGCCTGTGGCCGAACACTTCATGGCACGGCACTTATCTGCATGCGCCGTTCCAGGGAGTCTGGACGACCGACATCGACCTTTCCATGCGGAACCTGCCTCCCGGCTCCTACAGCAACGGCGGCCTCATGCAAGGCCCGGGCTCAAGCGTGGACGGCACCTCCGCCGTCGGGTTCGTCCACGTGGAGATCGTGGGCGCGCCGGCGGGCGAATACATCGCAGAGATCGTGGCCGACGACGGGACAGAGACCCAGTCCATCCCCGTGATCATCACCTTCTCGGAAAACTGCTGA
- a CDS encoding DUF5980 family protein gives MKATRRVAGLVSGLIAACMLTLVGATPASAATWKLTWYPGHEQRLCLPPGGSWPNAYFLASVEGVWTTDINLGIRDLPPGSYSDGGKIFASDWREDRNAFVGFVHVSIAPAPAGEYVAELWADDGSEVQTEPVIVSFSHDC, from the coding sequence ATGAAGGCAACCCGCCGTGTGGCGGGATTGGTCTCCGGACTGATCGCCGCCTGCATGCTGACCCTGGTCGGCGCGACGCCCGCCTCGGCGGCCACGTGGAAACTGACCTGGTACCCGGGTCACGAGCAACGACTATGCCTGCCCCCGGGTGGTTCGTGGCCCAACGCCTACTTCCTCGCGTCGGTGGAAGGAGTCTGGACCACCGACATCAACCTCGGAATCCGGGACCTGCCTCCCGGCTCCTACAGCGACGGCGGCAAGATTTTCGCCTCGGACTGGCGTGAAGACCGCAACGCCTTCGTCGGATTCGTCCATGTGTCAATCGCGCCGGCACCGGCCGGCGAATACGTCGCAGAACTCTGGGCCGACGACGGATCGGAAGTCCAGACCGAGCCTGTGATCGTTTCTTTCTCCCACGACTGCTGA
- a CDS encoding sulfotransferase domain-containing protein produces the protein MDAPAARTYRSFAMDSTNWDGFTRRPGDIVISTPPKVGTTWTQRIVSVLVFQSPRLPGPLMDISPWLDGAFVPRDTMVRTLEAQRHRRFIKSHLPADGLPLDPETSYLVVARDPRDTAVSAHNHAYGMHRSADELPPPPAGDDVHTPRLPEIPRDLASFWRAYFTRSAFPWEPNGWPFNSPTRHLASWWHLRDRPNVLVLHYQDLLDDLDGQMRRVSAFLGIPVDESRWPELVAACRFPAMKAEWKRILAGGLTADMAARFEFFHRGRNGQWHDVCEDPEARALFEAAVSGLPDDMRAWLTRTAPMSAPA, from the coding sequence ATGGATGCTCCTGCCGCGCGCACGTACCGCAGTTTCGCCATGGACAGCACCAACTGGGACGGGTTCACGCGGCGCCCGGGCGACATCGTCATCTCGACCCCGCCCAAGGTGGGGACCACGTGGACGCAGCGCATCGTGTCCGTGCTCGTGTTCCAGAGCCCGCGACTCCCCGGGCCGTTGATGGACATCAGCCCATGGCTCGACGGTGCGTTCGTCCCGCGCGACACCATGGTGCGCACGCTCGAAGCCCAACGGCACCGGCGGTTCATCAAGAGCCACCTACCGGCCGACGGCCTGCCGCTCGACCCCGAGACCTCCTACCTCGTCGTCGCGCGCGATCCGCGCGACACGGCGGTGTCCGCGCACAACCACGCCTACGGGATGCATCGGAGCGCAGACGAACTGCCGCCGCCCCCGGCGGGCGACGACGTGCACACGCCCCGCCTGCCGGAGATCCCCCGCGACCTCGCGTCGTTCTGGCGCGCGTACTTCACCCGCAGCGCGTTCCCGTGGGAGCCGAACGGCTGGCCGTTCAACTCGCCCACCCGCCACCTCGCTTCGTGGTGGCACCTGCGCGACCGGCCGAACGTTCTGGTCCTGCACTACCAGGACCTGCTCGACGACCTCGACGGGCAGATGCGGCGGGTCAGCGCGTTCCTCGGTATCCCGGTCGACGAGTCGCGCTGGCCGGAGCTGGTGGCCGCCTGCCGGTTCCCCGCGATGAAGGCCGAGTGGAAACGCATCCTGGCCGGCGGGCTCACGGCGGACATGGCGGCGCGCTTCGAGTTCTTCCACCGGGGCAGGAACGGCCAGTGGCACGACGTCTGCGAAGACCCGGAGGCCCGGGCGCTGTTCGAGGCGGCGGTCAGCGGCCTGCCGGACGACATGCGGGCCTGGCTGACGCGCACGGCGCCGATGTCCGCCCCCGCGTGA
- a CDS encoding DUF7848 domain-containing protein: protein MTAADTTEWVLREGRAEGIGGVVCLGCAETSGWADYDPRPAGAWAIEHTRRNGPAHGRFVVTAHKAWRVDRAASAGRPVAVAEVAAQVLVGCALVLAVAVAVVAR from the coding sequence ATGACCGCAGCGGACACCACGGAGTGGGTGCTCCGTGAGGGGCGCGCGGAAGGCATAGGCGGCGTCGTCTGCCTCGGTTGCGCCGAGACCTCCGGCTGGGCCGACTACGACCCCAGGCCCGCCGGCGCCTGGGCGATCGAGCACACCAGGCGGAACGGCCCTGCGCACGGAAGGTTCGTGGTCACCGCGCACAAGGCGTGGCGGGTCGATCGTGCCGCTTCGGCCGGCCGACCGGTCGCCGTGGCGGAGGTGGCGGCCCAGGTCCTCGTCGGCTGCGCCCTGGTGCTCGCGGTCGCGGTAGCGGTGGTGGCCCGGTGA
- a CDS encoding helix-turn-helix domain-containing protein gives MELFDDDRTTPSVMLSRRMRRAREGAGLSLRGLSQQIRFPYGFIGRVERGEQRATEALVKALDEFFRTDNLFAELLLMAQELAIPAYGRDFLRSEREALRIEVFTSSLVPGLLQTRDYARELFRTSLPWETADEAEARVEFRLKRQQLLAKQQPPFYWAIMDEAALRRPAASRRTMREQISHILTVGKSEHTVIQVLPFEQAMYPMMGGSLTLMSLRDGSSVANVESFDSGETVQSPRRLATYVQRFDVVRAMALPEKESREVIRGYLKEYDDEGDC, from the coding sequence ATGGAGTTGTTCGACGATGACAGGACCACTCCGAGCGTGATGCTCAGCCGCAGAATGCGGCGTGCCCGCGAGGGCGCGGGCCTGTCCCTACGGGGACTGTCCCAACAGATCCGTTTCCCCTACGGCTTCATCGGCCGCGTGGAACGCGGCGAACAGCGCGCCACCGAGGCGTTGGTGAAGGCGCTGGACGAGTTCTTCCGAACGGACAATCTATTCGCCGAGCTGTTGTTGATGGCGCAGGAACTGGCCATCCCCGCCTACGGCCGTGACTTCCTGCGCAGTGAGCGGGAGGCGCTGCGCATCGAGGTGTTCACCAGCAGCCTGGTCCCCGGGCTGCTCCAGACCCGGGACTACGCGCGGGAGCTGTTCCGGACGTCACTGCCCTGGGAGACCGCCGATGAGGCGGAGGCGCGAGTCGAGTTCCGGCTGAAGAGGCAGCAGTTGCTCGCGAAGCAGCAGCCACCGTTCTACTGGGCGATCATGGATGAGGCGGCCCTGAGGCGTCCTGCGGCCAGCCGCCGAACCATGCGGGAGCAGATCAGCCACATACTGACCGTTGGGAAGTCGGAGCACACTGTCATCCAGGTGCTGCCCTTCGAGCAGGCCATGTACCCGATGATGGGCGGCAGTCTGACGCTCATGTCGCTTCGCGACGGCAGCTCGGTCGCCAACGTCGAGAGCTTCGATTCAGGCGAGACAGTACAATCCCCGCGGAGGCTCGCCACCTATGTTCAGCGTTTCGACGTAGTGCGGGCGATGGCCCTGCCGGAGAAAGAATCCCGAGAAGTGATCCGTGGCTACCTGAAAGAGTATGACGATGAAGGCGATTGCTGA
- a CDS encoding DUF397 domain-containing protein: MKAIADASRLGGWRSSSHSENGAGACVEVVDGFAAGVPVRDSKVPGGPALVMPFAGWKSFVSTVKQAGLPPR; encoded by the coding sequence ATGAAGGCGATTGCTGATGCCTCCCGGCTCGGTGGCTGGCGGAGCTCCAGCCATAGCGAGAACGGCGCAGGTGCCTGTGTCGAGGTCGTTGACGGCTTCGCCGCCGGTGTGCCGGTGCGGGACAGCAAGGTTCCGGGCGGTCCGGCGTTGGTGATGCCGTTCGCGGGCTGGAAGTCGTTCGTCTCGACGGTCAAGCAGGCCGGCCTCCCGCCTCGTTGA
- a CDS encoding winged helix-turn-helix transcriptional regulator, translating to MSDTHTDVRSPDAGRTAPAEPSVLAHRLPRPVPAAELAACPVGDVFRRVGDKWSLLLVVLLGSRPHRYNELHRSIEGISQRMLTRTLRALETDGLVHREVHPTVPPTVEYRLTPLGRSLLEPLSALADWAVLHAEDMAAARAAAS from the coding sequence ATGTCCGATACGCACACCGATGTTCGCTCCCCGGACGCGGGCCGGACGGCCCCTGCCGAGCCGTCCGTGCTCGCGCACCGGCTGCCACGACCGGTCCCCGCCGCCGAGTTGGCCGCATGCCCCGTCGGGGACGTCTTCCGCCGGGTCGGGGACAAGTGGAGCCTGCTCCTGGTGGTTCTGCTCGGCAGCCGCCCGCACCGGTACAACGAACTGCACCGGTCGATCGAGGGCATCAGCCAGCGCATGCTGACGCGCACCCTGCGCGCCCTGGAGACGGACGGCCTCGTCCACCGCGAGGTGCACCCGACGGTGCCGCCGACCGTCGAGTACCGGCTGACGCCGCTGGGGCGCAGCCTGCTCGAACCGCTGTCGGCCCTCGCCGACTGGGCGGTTCTGCACGCGGAGGACATGGCCGCCGCGCGGGCCGCCGCGTCCTGA
- a CDS encoding SDR family NAD(P)-dependent oxidoreductase has protein sequence MSEQSPDQSPDQSPEQPRDERGKRPAGPVRKTVVIAGGTDGMGRAVALARLARGDAVTVVGSSAAKGEALLADAGHAPGLRFLRADLSSTAEVERVAARIAEHHRSVDALALFANRHSPRRRETPEGLEYTFSLYYLSRYLLGRRLRPLLDAAPRPVIVNVAGVGNTAGRVHWDDPQLTRRYGQVRAQLQAGRANDLLGVAFAESAAGRARYVLYHPGFTRSGLDSVSNPAVRGAIRVLGRFFARPVEEAVRPVLAWIDEPPTAALTANDRGRPVPPDLPTLDPAAARRLAVYTEGLLDRG, from the coding sequence ATGTCCGAGCAGTCACCCGACCAATCGCCCGACCAATCGCCCGAGCAGCCACGCGACGAGCGGGGGAAGCGGCCAGCGGGCCCCGTGCGGAAGACGGTGGTGATCGCCGGCGGGACCGACGGCATGGGCCGGGCCGTGGCCCTGGCCCGCCTGGCGCGCGGCGACGCGGTGACCGTCGTGGGGAGCAGCGCGGCGAAGGGCGAGGCGTTGCTGGCCGACGCGGGGCACGCCCCCGGCCTGCGGTTCCTGCGCGCCGACCTGTCCTCCACCGCCGAGGTGGAACGGGTCGCCGCGCGCATCGCGGAGCACCATCGTTCCGTCGACGCGCTGGCGCTGTTCGCCAACCGGCACAGCCCGCGCCGCCGCGAGACGCCCGAAGGGCTCGAATACACCTTTTCTCTCTACTACCTGAGCCGCTACCTGCTGGGCCGACGGCTGCGGCCCCTGCTCGACGCCGCGCCGCGCCCGGTGATCGTCAACGTGGCAGGGGTCGGCAACACCGCGGGCCGCGTCCACTGGGACGACCCGCAGCTCACGCGCCGGTACGGGCAGGTGCGCGCCCAGCTCCAGGCGGGCCGGGCGAACGACCTGCTGGGCGTGGCGTTCGCCGAGAGCGCCGCGGGGCGCGCGCGGTACGTGCTGTACCACCCGGGGTTCACCCGCAGCGGTCTGGACAGCGTGTCCAATCCGGCGGTGCGCGGGGCGATCCGCGTGCTCGGCCGCTTCTTCGCCCGGCCGGTCGAGGAGGCGGTGCGGCCGGTGCTCGCGTGGATCGACGAGCCGCCGACGGCGGCCCTGACGGCGAACGACCGCGGGCGCCCCGTTCCGCCGGACCTGCCGACCCTCGACCCGGCGGCAGCCAGGCGGCTGGCCGTGTACACCGAGGGCCTGCTCGACCGCGGATGA
- a CDS encoding peptidoglycan DD-metalloendopeptidase family protein has product MAVITFAHVRFGRRDDCVAAFQRALIERGFEISGGATGYFGEHTRDACAAFQRAQGWRGAGADGAPGAKTFARLGFSGSARPGRAAGRVASPVPGREVSHPFGVRNGRYAAGFHTGDDYAAPAGTPVVAVRGGTIAWSDDEGGAYGQWIGLRADNGRDYVYCHLSARSVAAGARVSAGQRIGEVGESGSTTGPHLHLEDRPHGGGYGEVRRPSW; this is encoded by the coding sequence ATGGCGGTCATCACGTTCGCGCACGTCAGGTTCGGGCGGCGGGACGACTGTGTCGCGGCGTTCCAACGCGCGTTGATAGAGCGGGGGTTCGAGATTTCCGGCGGTGCCACCGGGTACTTCGGCGAGCACACGAGGGACGCGTGCGCCGCGTTCCAGCGTGCGCAGGGCTGGCGCGGTGCCGGGGCCGACGGCGCGCCGGGCGCGAAGACGTTCGCCCGGCTCGGGTTCTCGGGCAGCGCCCGGCCCGGCCGCGCGGCGGGGCGGGTGGCCTCGCCCGTGCCGGGCCGCGAGGTGAGCCACCCGTTCGGGGTGCGCAACGGCCGGTACGCGGCCGGGTTCCACACCGGGGACGACTACGCCGCTCCCGCCGGGACCCCGGTGGTGGCGGTGCGCGGGGGGACGATCGCGTGGTCCGACGACGAGGGCGGCGCCTACGGGCAGTGGATCGGGCTGCGCGCCGACAACGGCCGCGACTACGTGTACTGCCACCTCTCGGCGCGTTCCGTCGCCGCAGGGGCCCGCGTCAGCGCGGGCCAGCGGATCGGGGAGGTGGGGGAGAGCGGCAGCACCACCGGGCCGCACCTGCACCTGGAGGACCGGCCGCACGGCGGGGGGTACGGGGAGGTGCGCAGACCGAGCTGGTGA
- a CDS encoding tetratricopeptide repeat protein, protein MRDAEGVRGPAGPPDPGSARSMDELVACLRALRGWAGASEREVHRRVTRARRARGVPEVPSYDTVHRCFQPGRARLNVDLVEDIVRALVGGDAAGRWRGAHARIVGAVTGAGVVTVADVPPTDLPSFSGRRTELDLLLGDGPPAGGAGARLRVVEGMAGVGKTALVARAAHVLRRSGRFDLTLWADLNGYAPDLPPADPFAVLDAALRRLGMSADRVRLLNGPERSREFRRRLAGRRALVVLDNAGDEEQVRPLLPEGPGCLTLVTSRHSLAGLPGARRLRLDVFSPSDAMELLRRTAGPERVSADPGTAARIAEAVGHLPLALGVVAGRIAGRSGWTLADHLEQLHDRRDRLRCEDGVELALRLSYDSLGPACRRAFRLLALGPRPDLDAFAAAALIGEPPSEVGPLLRTLLAANLLREPAPGRFAFHDLVRVYAAAQAHEHDPAHARRAALARLYDYDRHAASLAMDRFAPYERHHRPPPGPPAAAVPAVPDRGAATRWLDTERAGLVATALFAADHGRPDHTGKMSALLFRYLDVGGHYQDAEALHTRAEETPDPHDRAQALARLGAVRWRLGRDLEAIEDFGRALAAFREIGDRVGAGWVLGNTGEIHQYLGNTAEAREHFGQALAIALELRERHEEDDKLGDRGVMYEPLGRYPKRYAHPREALEMGRELLGVARRIGDRVSEGQVLGSMGSILRQDGRPAEALDHLRQALTIARGIGHHVAEVALLNELGATWRALDGDETAGRALDSYRDAAARAHELGDRYERARAHDGLGHCLLAAGDERAARGEWARAHALFTELGTPEADAVAQRLGPLGGTQA, encoded by the coding sequence ATGAGGGATGCCGAGGGCGTACGCGGCCCGGCGGGACCGCCGGACCCGGGCAGCGCCCGGAGCATGGACGAACTGGTCGCGTGCCTGCGCGCGTTGCGCGGCTGGGCCGGCGCGTCGGAACGCGAGGTGCACCGGCGCGTGACGCGTGCGCGCAGGGCGCGCGGCGTCCCTGAGGTGCCCAGCTACGACACAGTGCACCGGTGCTTCCAGCCGGGCAGGGCACGGCTGAACGTCGACCTGGTCGAGGACATCGTCCGCGCGCTCGTGGGCGGCGACGCGGCCGGGCGGTGGCGCGGCGCGCACGCCCGGATCGTCGGCGCGGTCACCGGCGCCGGAGTGGTGACGGTGGCCGACGTGCCGCCCACCGACCTGCCGTCGTTCAGCGGGCGGCGCACCGAACTGGACCTGCTGCTCGGCGACGGTCCCCCCGCGGGCGGCGCCGGAGCCCGGCTGCGCGTCGTGGAGGGCATGGCCGGCGTCGGAAAGACGGCGCTGGTGGCGCGCGCGGCACACGTGCTGCGGCGGAGCGGCCGGTTCGACCTGACGCTGTGGGCCGACCTCAACGGCTACGCGCCCGACCTGCCGCCCGCCGACCCGTTCGCCGTGCTCGACGCCGCCCTGCGCCGCCTCGGCATGTCGGCCGACCGGGTCCGGCTACTCAACGGGCCCGAGCGGTCACGGGAGTTCCGCAGGCGACTGGCGGGCCGCCGGGCCCTGGTGGTCCTGGACAACGCGGGCGACGAGGAGCAGGTGCGCCCGCTGCTCCCTGAGGGGCCCGGCTGCCTCACGCTGGTGACGAGCCGGCACAGCCTGGCGGGTCTTCCGGGGGCGCGGCGGCTGCGCCTCGACGTGTTCTCGCCCTCGGACGCGATGGAGTTGCTGCGCCGCACCGCGGGACCGGAACGCGTGTCCGCCGACCCCGGCACGGCGGCCCGGATCGCGGAGGCGGTGGGCCATCTGCCGCTCGCGCTCGGCGTGGTGGCCGGGCGGATCGCGGGGCGCTCCGGCTGGACGCTCGCCGACCACCTGGAGCAGTTGCACGACCGCAGGGACCGGCTGCGCTGCGAGGACGGCGTCGAACTGGCGCTGCGCCTGTCGTACGACAGCCTGGGCCCCGCGTGCCGGCGCGCGTTCCGGCTGCTGGCCCTCGGGCCGAGGCCCGACCTGGACGCGTTCGCCGCCGCCGCACTCATCGGTGAACCACCTTCCGAGGTAGGGCCGTTGCTGCGGACGCTGCTGGCGGCGAACCTGCTGCGGGAGCCGGCCCCCGGCCGGTTCGCGTTCCACGACCTGGTACGGGTCTACGCGGCGGCGCAGGCGCACGAGCACGATCCGGCGCACGCGCGGCGCGCGGCGCTCGCGCGGTTGTACGACTACGACCGGCACGCCGCGTCGTTGGCCATGGACCGCTTCGCGCCCTACGAACGCCACCACCGGCCGCCACCGGGCCCACCGGCGGCAGCCGTTCCCGCGGTGCCCGACCGCGGCGCGGCGACGCGGTGGCTGGACACGGAACGGGCCGGGCTGGTCGCGACGGCGCTGTTCGCGGCCGATCACGGCCGCCCCGACCACACGGGCAAGATGTCGGCGCTCCTGTTCCGCTACCTGGACGTCGGCGGCCACTACCAGGACGCGGAGGCGCTGCACACGCGCGCCGAGGAGACCCCCGACCCGCACGACCGCGCGCAGGCGCTGGCCCGGCTTGGCGCGGTGCGCTGGCGGCTGGGCCGCGACCTGGAGGCGATCGAGGACTTCGGGCGGGCGCTCGCCGCCTTCCGGGAGATCGGTGACCGGGTCGGCGCGGGCTGGGTGCTGGGGAACACCGGCGAGATCCACCAGTACCTGGGCAACACCGCCGAGGCGCGCGAGCACTTCGGACAGGCCCTCGCCATCGCGCTCGAACTGCGCGAGCGGCACGAGGAGGACGACAAGCTCGGCGACCGGGGCGTGATGTACGAGCCGCTGGGCCGGTACCCGAAGCGGTACGCGCACCCGCGCGAGGCACTGGAGATGGGGCGGGAACTCCTGGGCGTCGCGCGGCGGATCGGGGACCGCGTCAGCGAGGGCCAGGTGCTGGGCAGCATGGGCTCGATCCTGCGGCAGGACGGCCGCCCGGCCGAAGCGCTCGATCACCTGCGGCAGGCGCTGACCATCGCGCGCGGCATCGGCCACCACGTCGCGGAGGTCGCGTTGCTGAACGAACTGGGCGCCACCTGGCGGGCGTTGGACGGCGACGAAACGGCCGGCCGCGCGCTGGACAGCTACCGGGACGCGGCGGCGCGCGCGCACGAACTCGGTGACCGCTACGAGCGGGCCCGCGCCCACGACGGGCTCGGGCACTGCCTGCTGGCGGCGGGCGACGAACGGGCGGCGCGCGGGGAGTGGGCGCGGGCGCACGCGCTGTTCACGGAACTCGGCACCCCCGAGGCCGACGCGGTGGCACAGCGGCTCGGACCGCTCGGCGGCACGCAGGCGTGA
- a CDS encoding helix-turn-helix transcriptional regulator yields MRADRLVSLVLLLRQHGRLSATALARELEVSTRTVLRDIEALSAAGVPVYAERGRNGGFALLPGFRTELTGLNHDEALALLIAGSRRGAQTFGLGPALASAMRKVIDALPESYRATAAGAAQRLLIDPETDLLSRRLTAEDVPDSIVGEVRRAVFAGHKLRIHYAAVDRPPAWRTVDPIGLVTVRDQGYLLATRSGEERTYRLSRLMAAEELAEPARRPERVDLNRAWQERSTRFRTGGDQVTVVLRMDPARREDLVGTALAVLTERNDADGWLRLKVTFQDTRHAEWALWQLGASGEVLAPRQLRDTLRERAAAMAARYERPS; encoded by the coding sequence GTGCGCGCCGACCGGTTGGTGTCGTTGGTTCTGCTGCTGCGGCAGCACGGTCGGCTGTCCGCGACCGCGCTGGCCCGCGAGCTCGAGGTGTCGACCCGCACCGTGCTGCGCGACATCGAGGCGCTGTCCGCCGCCGGCGTCCCTGTCTACGCCGAACGCGGTCGGAACGGCGGTTTCGCGTTGCTGCCCGGCTTCCGGACCGAGCTGACCGGCCTGAACCACGACGAGGCTCTCGCCCTCCTGATCGCCGGATCGCGGCGCGGCGCGCAAACGTTCGGTCTCGGTCCAGCCCTCGCCTCGGCGATGCGCAAGGTGATCGACGCGCTGCCGGAAAGCTATCGGGCCACCGCTGCCGGAGCGGCTCAGCGCTTGCTCATCGACCCGGAGACGGACCTCCTCTCGCGGCGGCTGACCGCCGAGGACGTGCCCGACAGCATCGTGGGGGAGGTCCGGCGCGCGGTGTTCGCCGGACACAAGCTGCGCATCCACTACGCGGCTGTGGACCGGCCTCCCGCGTGGCGCACGGTGGACCCGATCGGTCTGGTGACCGTGCGCGACCAGGGCTACCTGCTGGCCACGAGGTCGGGCGAGGAGCGCACCTACCGGCTGTCCCGGCTCATGGCCGCCGAGGAACTCGCCGAACCCGCGCGGCGACCGGAGCGGGTCGATCTGAACCGGGCCTGGCAGGAGCGCAGCACGCGGTTCCGGACCGGCGGCGACCAGGTCACCGTGGTGCTGCGGATGGACCCGGCGCGGCGGGAGGACCTGGTGGGCACCGCGCTGGCCGTGCTCACCGAGAGGAACGACGCCGACGGCTGGCTGCGGCTGAAGGTGACGTTCCAGGACACGAGGCACGCGGAATGGGCGCTGTGGCAGCTCGGCGCGAGCGGGGAGGTCCTGGCTCCGCGGCAGTTGCGCGACACCCTGCGCGAGCGGGCCGCCGCGATGGCCGCCCGCTACGAGCGGCCGTCCTGA
- a CDS encoding YybH family protein — MTHKKAATQPNDLGKYFIERANAGDVEGLVALYEPDAVLAFPPGSVATGHAEIRAVYEQFVAAAPVLEPGKEHPALVVGDLALTAVTQTNGDVTVEIARRQPDGSWLWVADQPALVP; from the coding sequence ATGACACACAAGAAAGCGGCCACTCAGCCGAACGACCTGGGCAAGTACTTCATCGAGCGCGCGAACGCGGGCGATGTCGAGGGGCTGGTGGCTTTGTACGAGCCGGACGCCGTGCTGGCCTTCCCGCCGGGCAGCGTCGCGACCGGGCACGCGGAGATCCGCGCGGTCTACGAGCAGTTCGTCGCGGCGGCGCCGGTCCTCGAGCCCGGCAAGGAGCACCCCGCACTGGTGGTCGGCGACCTGGCGCTGACGGCCGTGACGCAGACCAACGGTGACGTGACCGTCGAGATCGCCCGTCGGCAGCCGGACGGATCGTGGCTGTGGGTCGCGGACCAGCCGGCACTCGTGCCGTAG
- a CDS encoding serine/threonine dehydratase, translating to MITDEDVRAAAERIAGQVRPVALAPAGERVWFALEFLQHTGTFKARGALNFTAARAEAADVPAAGVAIASGGNAGLACAWAARRLGVAATVFVPRTAPAVKVARLRDLGADVRQVGAEYAEAADACAEFVSVSGALASHAYDHPLIAAGAGTLLHEILAARPGVSTVVVAVGGGGLFAGMAAAAERRGVRVVAVEPEGSRALHAALAAGAPVDVVVDSLAADSLGARRVSADALHWALRPHARSVLVADPDIAAARRRLWGEHRIAVEAGAAAAPAALWSGAYAPGADEEVCVVLCGANTDPSDLASLPEAG from the coding sequence GTGATCACTGACGAGGATGTGCGGGCGGCGGCGGAGCGGATCGCGGGGCAGGTGCGGCCGGTGGCGCTGGCGCCCGCGGGGGAACGGGTGTGGTTCGCGCTTGAGTTCCTCCAGCACACGGGCACGTTCAAGGCACGCGGCGCGCTGAACTTCACGGCGGCGCGCGCCGAGGCCGCGGACGTGCCTGCGGCCGGTGTCGCGATCGCCTCGGGCGGGAACGCGGGCCTCGCCTGCGCCTGGGCGGCGCGCCGGCTCGGCGTGGCGGCGACGGTGTTCGTGCCCCGCACGGCCCCGGCCGTGAAGGTGGCGCGGCTGCGGGACCTGGGGGCCGACGTGCGCCAGGTCGGCGCCGAGTATGCGGAGGCCGCCGACGCCTGCGCCGAGTTCGTCTCGGTCAGCGGCGCGCTGGCCTCGCACGCCTACGACCACCCGTTGATCGCCGCGGGCGCGGGCACGCTGCTGCACGAGATCCTGGCCGCGAGGCCGGGCGTGTCCACGGTGGTCGTGGCGGTGGGGGGCGGCGGCCTGTTCGCGGGCATGGCCGCGGCGGCGGAACGGCGCGGGGTGCGGGTGGTGGCCGTGGAGCCGGAGGGCAGCCGCGCGTTGCACGCGGCGCTCGCGGCGGGCGCGCCGGTGGACGTGGTGGTGGACTCGCTCGCGGCCGACTCGCTCGGGGCCCGCCGGGTCTCGGCCGACGCGCTGCACTGGGCGCTCAGGCCGCACGCGCGTTCTGTCCTGGTGGCGGACCCCGACATCGCCGCCGCCCGGCGGCGGTTGTGGGGCGAGCACAGGATCGCGGTGGAGGCGGGGGCGGCCGCGGCACCGGCCGCGCTGTGGTCGGGGGCGTACGCGCCGGGCGCGGACGAGGAGGTGTGCGTGGTGCTGTGCGGCGCGAACACCGACCCGTCCGACCTCGCCTCGCTCCCCGAGGCCGGATAA